A genomic stretch from Thermonema lapsum includes:
- a CDS encoding T9SS-dependent choice-of-anchor J family protein: protein MKQTKFFPNHALAPLLWSAFLGFFVAWGARAQGSFKAADAPLITAGTHTCGSFSDGGCSEADLDNPDGGDAPTCARWFKYTATKSVWVEIDECGGTGNVSDGSIYNIFFLYEYDPVNDSRVYLENTENGSGNEQYNYDYNCSSNTTDGYRAYRRFYAQAGKTYYIQWTDEFGAPGDFTWELREIFDITTSNITHNSVDIEWNAAVGAATYKVYRATSMNDGGTPNDPSDDLLGNDSTEVHSATAAGTYTDNNLQEATEYYYRVIAYNGSGTEVGRTSIVRVLTDVYNNGQPFVLREGFEAYYNQVGALSISGWNNVDNNTAGNSDNTPWEVMRGNVPYSGSAIKGSDVNWRDTITIVSVGDGGVNNSDNWLITPQLTIPPSGAELLFWGMTLGSGASTNAIRVYVSTTGNTVGNFTGAPLLEQTNISGDGTFKKFSVDLSTYAGQNIYLAIRHTSIATDGFTIDDIVVRALPEPQFNSGYPNISNIGTTSFRINVSADVDGTAYAVVVPDGAPAPTSQEAMNGQASGGGAPSASGSVSITANTVAYIDIIGLSNTTAYDVYVVLRASSGGLQSNPTKLDVTTLAPDTPNWASTYPKMGTVTDETATLLVKIDRNGAAYAVVVPDGATAPTAAEVRAGQAAGGAAPVASGRNTSLIQNLEGSIAFSGLSSNTAYDVYVVAESSGGTMQPSPTKVDFTTLPPQPPVFSNGYPTITNVTYEAFDGVVRTNKSGTAYLVVLSAGATAPTAAEVKAGQAAGGSAPIRAASVSMTANQDAVMNVRGLNPGTTYDVYFVAESNANVLQASPVKRTFTTVAEVTALESPLSTEVKLYPNPSRGAFMLDISNLKAEVYKVHVLDVSGKTLTSIPVKGKKMNIDLSAYGRGMYWIQLESSEGVIPQRVVIE, encoded by the coding sequence ATGAAACAAACGAAATTCTTCCCAAATCATGCCTTGGCTCCACTGCTTTGGAGTGCATTTTTGGGCTTTTTTGTTGCCTGGGGTGCCCGGGCACAAGGAAGTTTCAAGGCAGCCGATGCGCCCCTCATCACAGCGGGCACGCATACGTGTGGCTCTTTTTCTGATGGGGGTTGTTCGGAAGCCGACTTGGATAATCCTGACGGAGGCGATGCCCCTACTTGCGCCAGATGGTTTAAATATACGGCTACTAAAAGTGTGTGGGTGGAAATAGACGAATGTGGCGGGACAGGAAACGTATCTGATGGTAGTATTTACAATATATTCTTCCTTTACGAGTACGATCCTGTAAATGACAGTAGAGTATATTTGGAAAATACTGAGAACGGCAGTGGCAATGAGCAGTATAATTATGACTACAACTGTAGCAGCAACACAACCGATGGGTATAGAGCTTATCGGCGCTTTTATGCACAGGCGGGTAAGACATACTATATACAATGGACCGATGAGTTTGGTGCACCGGGGGATTTTACATGGGAGCTCAGAGAAATTTTTGACATTACTACCTCCAACATCACCCACAACAGCGTGGACATCGAGTGGAACGCAGCCGTCGGAGCGGCTACTTACAAAGTCTACCGGGCTACTTCTATGAACGACGGCGGAACGCCCAACGATCCGTCGGATGACCTCCTGGGCAATGACTCTACAGAGGTACACAGCGCTACTGCTGCTGGCACTTATACCGACAACAATCTGCAAGAAGCCACTGAATATTACTACCGCGTGATTGCCTACAATGGAAGCGGCACCGAGGTGGGTAGAACCAGCATTGTGCGGGTACTGACCGATGTGTATAACAATGGGCAACCATTTGTGTTGCGGGAAGGATTTGAGGCTTATTACAACCAAGTAGGTGCTCTGTCAATTTCCGGCTGGAACAATGTGGACAATAATACTGCTGGTAATAGCGACAATACCCCCTGGGAGGTGATGCGGGGCAATGTGCCTTATTCGGGTTCGGCAATAAAAGGTTCAGACGTAAACTGGCGGGACACTATCACCATTGTGAGCGTAGGGGATGGGGGGGTTAATAATAGTGACAACTGGCTCATTACCCCTCAGCTTACTATACCCCCGAGCGGGGCAGAGCTGCTCTTCTGGGGAATGACCTTAGGTTCAGGGGCTTCAACCAATGCTATACGCGTATACGTCTCTACTACAGGCAATACGGTGGGGAATTTTACCGGTGCCCCGCTGCTTGAGCAAACAAACATATCGGGAGATGGTACCTTCAAAAAATTCTCGGTTGATTTGTCGACTTATGCCGGGCAGAACATCTACTTAGCCATTCGGCACACGTCAATAGCTACCGATGGTTTCACCATTGACGATATCGTGGTGCGGGCACTTCCCGAGCCTCAGTTCAACAGTGGATATCCCAATATCTCCAATATTGGTACAACTTCTTTCCGTATCAATGTGAGCGCCGATGTTGATGGCACCGCCTATGCTGTAGTGGTGCCTGATGGAGCTCCCGCACCTACTTCACAAGAAGCAATGAATGGACAGGCAAGTGGGGGAGGTGCACCATCTGCTTCTGGGAGTGTTTCTATTACTGCCAATACAGTGGCATATATAGACATTATAGGCTTGAGTAATACCACCGCCTACGATGTGTATGTAGTGCTGCGGGCGTCGAGTGGCGGTTTGCAGAGCAACCCCACCAAGCTGGATGTAACCACTTTGGCACCCGACACCCCCAACTGGGCAAGTACCTATCCTAAGATGGGAACTGTCACCGATGAAACTGCTACTTTGCTGGTAAAAATAGACCGCAATGGCGCTGCCTATGCCGTGGTGGTGCCCGATGGAGCCACCGCCCCCACAGCCGCCGAGGTAAGAGCTGGGCAGGCAGCCGGTGGCGCCGCGCCCGTAGCTAGCGGTAGAAATACTTCGCTGATACAAAATTTAGAGGGAAGCATTGCTTTCAGTGGGCTTTCGAGCAATACCGCCTATGATGTATATGTAGTAGCCGAAAGCAGCGGCGGCACCATGCAACCATCACCAACCAAAGTAGATTTTACTACTTTGCCGCCTCAGCCCCCTGTGTTTAGCAATGGTTATCCGACAATTACCAATGTAACCTATGAAGCCTTTGACGGAGTGGTGAGAACCAATAAGTCAGGAACTGCTTACTTGGTAGTACTCAGTGCAGGAGCCACCGCTCCCACAGCCGCCGAGGTAAAAGCTGGGCAGGCAGCCGGTGGCAGTGCGCCTATCAGGGCGGCTTCGGTGTCGATGACTGCCAACCAAGATGCTGTGATGAATGTAAGAGGATTGAACCCGGGTACCACCTATGACGTGTATTTTGTGGCAGAAAGCAATGCAAATGTGCTACAGGCTTCGCCTGTGAAGAGAACTTTCACCACGGTGGCAGAAGTAACAGCCCTGGAATCGCCCCTCTCTACTGAGGTGAAGTTGTATCCTAATCCGTCGAGAGGCGCTTTTATGCTGGATATAAGCAACCTCAAAGCTGAAGTGTATAAGGTGCATGTGCTGGACGTAAGCGGTAAAACCCTGACGAGCATCCCCGTGAAGGGCAAAAAGATGAACATTGACCTGTCTGCTTACGGCAGAGGCATGTACTGGATTCAGCTCGAAAGCAGCGAAGGCGTTATTCCGCAACGTGTAGTGATAGAGTAG
- a CDS encoding acyl-CoA thioesterase: MFTYDTKLRVRYAETDQMGYAYYGNYLEYYEVARVETLRALGYQYKRLEEEEGIMMPVLEAYVYYRKPAFYDEELTIRTHIKEMPTSRFRFDYEIFNPKGELINEGYTTLVFAKKENGRPVRCPSILQELLLPYFQPKPA; the protein is encoded by the coding sequence ATGTTCACATACGACACCAAGCTGCGGGTGCGCTATGCCGAAACAGACCAAATGGGATATGCCTACTATGGCAACTATCTCGAATATTACGAAGTAGCACGTGTGGAAACACTCCGCGCTTTGGGCTATCAATACAAGCGCCTCGAAGAAGAAGAGGGCATTATGATGCCCGTACTGGAAGCATATGTGTACTACCGCAAACCCGCTTTTTACGACGAAGAGCTCACCATACGCACCCATATCAAGGAGATGCCCACAAGCCGTTTCCGTTTCGACTATGAAATATTTAACCCAAAGGGAGAGCTCATCAACGAAGGATACACAACACTGGTCTTTGCAAAAAAAGAAAACGGACGCCCCGTGCGTTGCCCCTCTATATTGCAGGAATTACTCCTACCTTATTTCCAACCTAAACCAGCATAG